A window of Persicobacter psychrovividus contains these coding sequences:
- a CDS encoding SiaB family protein kinase: MRYDQIKQKQRTIYWQSDPAKLEAYGPFNSGNIGMVGNYLRVKFIDDAKLWKRAFSIYMELVQNIANYSADRDPETQDGIGMFTIDETDDHLDIWACNQIYNQDIDRVMQKGEVVGHLGKEDLRKMKRDFLLKADEHRLNSGNIGIIQVAIKAQVPIQFEVEEIDDDRSLLSIFIQLEK; this comes from the coding sequence ATGCGTTACGACCAAATTAAACAAAAGCAACGAACCATCTATTGGCAATCGGACCCTGCCAAGCTCGAGGCGTACGGGCCTTTCAATTCGGGTAATATTGGCATGGTAGGCAATTACCTGCGCGTAAAATTCATAGATGACGCAAAGCTATGGAAACGTGCATTTTCCATTTATATGGAACTGGTGCAAAACATTGCCAACTATTCCGCAGATCGCGATCCGGAAACGCAGGACGGTATCGGGATGTTTACCATCGATGAAACCGACGACCACCTGGACATTTGGGCCTGCAATCAAATTTATAATCAGGATATTGACCGGGTGATGCAAAAGGGCGAGGTGGTAGGGCACCTCGGAAAAGAAGATTTACGGAAAATGAAAAGAGATTTTCTTTTGAAGGCTGACGAACACCGGTTAAATTCCGGTAATATTGGGATAATACAGGTGGCCATAAAAGCCCAAGTACCCATTCAGTTTGAAGTCGAAGAAATCGACGATGACCGATCCCTATTATCAATA
- a CDS encoding TonB-dependent receptor, producing MHSYIKPYFLTFLLSIGCLSMPSVVAQESSQEILRFNVEQDILTMPVDISARSLIVSATGKFEETKELAVQANVLSAAKLIDYGVLTVEEGLGMIPGLMVRPKLNGTYDVVMMGKQGLNGPQTVGDLGGQGYLLLKDGMPLMDRVYNRPRWEEVPVNLSQIERIEVVFNPATITYGEGAVLGIIQIISKKHNSSKLHFDGSVQAGNSSSVNTRVNASWGVKDRVYFKSGYSHTYTERFNDSSYIKSQGTYRPNNELLFYEPNAYYTNPYPFIAKNHHVLDLGSNIVISENRDISIDYAYVRSQYQDIYQAPSNVALSYNDTKMHYFNLNGLWDKFRYQLSYQSGERSVGGRIGGVQQVGYLNGRGEYLTKLMKGDLILGVHLQQENIDISTNNEFIRYLNLPHNAYLKWYENRNPYTEGNKTVVGLYAKNSHEFERWAFNYGVRMDYAADLSNHLMPTAELQTKYKLTESANLWMNVANSYRLSPYGMNQYHTASLSPIYDPSSKGTGEMDTITYVSNPDLAPQTSQSLKIGYRNTFIQVISFSLTYGLSNANNEWRAQEINHQEDENEVGQLIAQPEKGEQYIIQYQNFGGQVRNQSLTVEIDYLPNNRFNAHVWATYQKGSTAGVQTYGMPSCMGGVNGSFRFLYNRMFVQSSLNFQTGYDVNLISSREAYFAGAQHFEIPFSYQWQMGLNYQLAKFATVFVNVKNLLPNQHGFYPMADRTATQYMFGLNLKL from the coding sequence TATATCGGCGAGGTCGCTGATTGTCTCCGCTACCGGGAAGTTCGAGGAGACCAAGGAGCTTGCAGTACAGGCCAATGTATTGTCTGCCGCAAAGCTGATCGATTACGGGGTTTTGACGGTGGAAGAAGGCTTGGGGATGATTCCGGGCCTAATGGTAAGGCCGAAATTGAACGGTACTTACGATGTGGTGATGATGGGCAAGCAGGGCTTGAACGGCCCTCAGACGGTAGGCGATCTTGGTGGGCAAGGGTATCTGCTGTTGAAAGATGGAATGCCATTGATGGACCGGGTGTACAACCGCCCACGATGGGAAGAAGTGCCCGTCAACCTGTCGCAAATTGAACGTATTGAGGTGGTTTTTAACCCGGCAACCATTACCTATGGTGAAGGTGCCGTGCTGGGGATTATCCAGATTATATCCAAAAAACATAACAGCAGTAAATTACACTTCGACGGCAGCGTTCAGGCGGGAAATTCCAGCTCAGTGAACACCCGCGTGAATGCCTCTTGGGGGGTGAAAGATCGGGTTTATTTTAAGTCGGGTTATAGCCATACTTATACCGAGCGGTTCAATGATTCTTCCTATATCAAATCGCAGGGGACCTACCGCCCGAATAATGAGCTGCTTTTCTATGAACCGAACGCTTATTACACCAACCCCTATCCGTTCATCGCAAAAAACCACCATGTTCTGGATTTAGGGTCCAACATTGTGATTTCTGAAAACCGTGATATATCCATTGATTATGCCTATGTGCGTTCACAGTATCAGGATATTTATCAGGCACCATCAAATGTCGCCCTGTCGTATAACGACACCAAAATGCATTATTTTAACCTGAATGGACTTTGGGATAAATTCCGCTATCAGCTTTCCTATCAGTCGGGTGAGCGAAGTGTGGGAGGCCGCATTGGTGGGGTTCAGCAGGTTGGCTATTTGAATGGCCGCGGAGAGTATCTGACAAAGTTGATGAAGGGTGACCTGATTTTGGGTGTACACCTTCAGCAGGAAAATATTGATATCAGTACCAATAATGAATTTATCAGGTACCTCAATTTGCCACACAATGCCTATCTGAAGTGGTACGAAAACAGAAACCCGTATACGGAAGGGAATAAAACCGTCGTGGGGCTCTATGCTAAAAACAGTCATGAGTTTGAGCGATGGGCTTTTAATTATGGCGTAAGGATGGATTATGCTGCTGATTTAAGCAACCACCTGATGCCGACTGCCGAGTTACAAACCAAGTACAAATTGACGGAATCGGCGAACCTGTGGATGAATGTAGCTAACAGTTATCGCCTGAGTCCTTATGGGATGAATCAGTACCATACGGCTTCGTTGAGCCCGATTTATGACCCTTCGAGTAAGGGGACCGGTGAAATGGATACGATCACCTATGTCAGTAATCCCGACTTGGCGCCACAAACAAGTCAGAGCCTGAAAATTGGATATCGAAATACTTTTATACAGGTCATTTCATTCTCCCTGACCTACGGATTGAGCAATGCCAACAATGAGTGGCGCGCTCAGGAGATTAATCATCAGGAGGATGAAAATGAGGTGGGTCAATTGATTGCGCAACCTGAAAAAGGGGAGCAGTATATTATTCAATATCAGAACTTTGGGGGGCAGGTTCGAAATCAGTCCTTAACGGTAGAAATTGACTATCTGCCCAATAACCGATTTAATGCACATGTATGGGCGACCTACCAAAAGGGGAGCACAGCAGGTGTACAAACTTATGGCATGCCCTCGTGTATGGGAGGGGTTAATGGTAGTTTCAGATTTCTTTACAACAGGATGTTTGTGCAGAGCAGTCTGAATTTTCAGACCGGTTATGATGTAAATCTGATCAGCAGCCGTGAGGCCTATTTTGCCGGGGCACAACATTTTGAAATTCCTTTCAGCTACCAATGGCAAATGGGTCTGAATTATCAGCTCGCTAAATTTGCCACCGTTTTTGTCAATGTGAAAAATTTGTTGCCGAACCAGCACGGTTTTTACCCTATGGCAGACCGGACTGCAACTCAATATATGTTTGGGCTTAATTTGAAATTGTAA
- a CDS encoding SpoIIE family protein phosphatase: protein MAEGNEAEADSVQIESLALIKQLLMQSEQMANEQKYVLSYAYNEQALELAQQNFLHRQEYEIYLLLAENHGKEAHYNQQLEYYLSALKIAQDISDPAREAKVYWLKAKYYEDRNVIPLAIQNLEMAFKRYDEADMPDWGMVAREKFVQLNGPFNPIKNQEVYRQLKEYYHQESDQKKVISTKLKIANIDFDLGNYELAIKQYEQLVKDYKVVGETAMQASVLNNMGVIEKRLENMRQADTYFMRVIDLLSINDNQLNTEERIQFRLNVGVAYTNLKSYNKGKEFYTSALNIAEKSGNLYEQANALNHLAANYYVSGYTVQALQEVTTALNIATEYGYKSLEQTSYRILELIHQKDGKYNASKKAKENYDALIAEEKEEESALLDVSRLVQNEEQLNKKIAQRNRKMENERRQQTMLAMREKELDLLRNQSDLQKAELKNQELERLRAQQAKDIVEKQLEAIKQASELDKVKQEREMQAIELKNQQIEQEKRQEQIRLLESQEQAKQAQLEAAQSQRNMFILVIIFFGFGIFGLIYSFMRKRKDNKILQMQQLKIEKANQEITRAKENLEEKNTQVTQSIKYAQTMQQAFLPTEGYLREMFDELFLLYKPRDIVSGDFYWAKEIDNKKIVAVVDCTGHGVPGAFLSMVGMNGLNDIINTNRVFEPNRIVENLHANVVERFNQEESRNKDGMDLTVCSFEQLAEDQIKFSFVAAKQVVYYRHQGKIHEVMGERQSIGGIYAHKEIQFGLSEVTLAKGDIVYLPTDGYIDQANPERRKFNRRRFKALLEEICDRPMDDQYQELAVALAQHQGGADQRDDITVLAFKI from the coding sequence ATGGCAGAAGGGAATGAAGCGGAGGCGGACTCTGTTCAGATAGAAAGTCTGGCACTGATCAAACAACTTTTGATGCAGAGTGAGCAAATGGCCAACGAGCAGAAATACGTGCTCTCGTATGCTTACAATGAGCAGGCGTTGGAGCTGGCTCAGCAAAATTTTCTTCATCGGCAGGAATATGAAATTTACCTGCTTCTGGCAGAAAACCACGGCAAAGAAGCGCATTATAATCAACAACTTGAGTATTATCTTTCTGCGCTGAAAATTGCGCAGGATATTTCTGATCCGGCACGTGAGGCGAAGGTCTATTGGTTGAAAGCAAAATATTATGAGGATCGGAATGTGATTCCCCTGGCGATTCAAAACCTGGAAATGGCTTTCAAGAGATATGATGAGGCCGATATGCCTGATTGGGGAATGGTGGCCCGGGAAAAATTTGTACAGCTGAATGGGCCTTTCAATCCGATAAAAAATCAGGAGGTGTATCGTCAGCTCAAGGAATATTATCATCAGGAATCAGATCAGAAAAAAGTAATTTCCACCAAGCTGAAAATCGCCAATATTGATTTCGACCTGGGAAATTATGAATTGGCGATCAAACAGTATGAGCAGCTGGTTAAGGATTACAAGGTCGTCGGAGAAACGGCCATGCAAGCTTCTGTACTCAACAATATGGGGGTTATTGAGAAGCGTCTTGAAAATATGCGTCAGGCGGATACTTACTTCATGCGTGTAATCGATCTGTTAAGCATCAACGACAATCAGCTGAACACGGAGGAAAGAATTCAATTCAGACTGAATGTGGGGGTGGCTTACACCAACCTGAAGTCATACAATAAAGGAAAAGAGTTTTATACAAGTGCGCTGAATATTGCTGAAAAAAGCGGTAATCTGTATGAACAGGCCAATGCGTTAAACCACCTTGCGGCCAACTACTATGTGTCGGGATATACGGTGCAGGCCCTGCAAGAGGTAACCACGGCGTTAAATATTGCGACAGAATACGGTTACAAATCTTTGGAGCAAACGAGTTACCGAATTTTGGAGCTGATCCATCAGAAAGACGGTAAGTATAACGCCTCAAAGAAGGCCAAGGAAAATTATGATGCCCTGATTGCCGAAGAAAAGGAGGAGGAATCTGCCCTTCTTGATGTAAGCCGATTGGTGCAAAATGAAGAGCAGCTGAATAAAAAAATTGCTCAGCGGAACCGAAAAATGGAGAATGAACGCAGGCAGCAAACGATGCTTGCCATGCGCGAAAAAGAGTTGGATTTATTGCGGAATCAGTCTGATTTACAGAAAGCGGAGCTGAAGAATCAGGAGCTGGAAAGGCTTCGGGCGCAACAGGCGAAGGATATTGTGGAGAAGCAACTGGAGGCGATTAAGCAGGCAAGTGAACTCGACAAGGTGAAGCAGGAGCGGGAGATGCAGGCGATTGAACTGAAGAATCAGCAGATTGAGCAGGAAAAGCGACAGGAGCAAATCAGGCTGCTCGAATCTCAGGAACAGGCCAAACAGGCACAGCTTGAGGCGGCGCAAAGTCAGCGGAATATGTTCATTCTGGTGATTATATTTTTTGGTTTTGGGATTTTCGGACTGATCTATTCCTTTATGCGCAAGCGTAAGGATAACAAGATTTTGCAAATGCAGCAGCTGAAAATTGAAAAGGCCAATCAGGAAATTACCAGAGCGAAGGAAAACCTGGAGGAGAAAAATACGCAAGTTACGCAGTCGATAAAGTACGCCCAAACCATGCAGCAGGCCTTCTTGCCTACTGAGGGTTACCTTCGGGAAATGTTCGATGAACTGTTCTTGCTGTATAAACCACGTGATATTGTGTCGGGTGATTTTTACTGGGCGAAGGAAATCGACAATAAAAAGATTGTGGCCGTGGTGGATTGTACCGGGCATGGTGTTCCTGGGGCATTTTTATCGATGGTGGGCATGAATGGCCTGAACGACATCATCAATACCAACCGGGTTTTTGAGCCTAACAGGATTGTCGAAAACCTTCACGCTAATGTCGTGGAGCGTTTTAATCAGGAGGAAAGCAGGAACAAAGATGGTATGGACCTGACGGTCTGCTCTTTTGAACAACTTGCTGAAGACCAAATAAAATTCAGCTTTGTTGCCGCAAAGCAGGTGGTGTATTATCGCCATCAGGGGAAAATTCATGAGGTAATGGGAGAGCGGCAATCCATTGGGGGAATTTATGCCCACAAGGAGATTCAGTTTGGCCTCAGTGAGGTCACCTTAGCGAAAGGTGACATTGTGTACCTGCCGACCGATGGTTACATCGATCAGGCCAACCCCGAAAGAAGGAAATTTAACCGAAGGAGATTCAAGGCTCTTTTGGAAGAAATATGTGATCGTCCGATGGACGATCAATACCAAGAATTAGCTGTAGCATTGGCACAACATCAAGGAGGTGCTGATCAACGAGATGATATCACTGTATTAGCATTTAAAATTTAA